In the genome of Gordonia rubripertincta, one region contains:
- a CDS encoding LLM class flavin-dependent oxidoreductase codes for MSLHFHWFLPTYGDSRNLIAGGHGSQMNGDRPADLRYLKQLAGAAEVNGFEAVLTPAGLWCEDAWLTTAALIDSTETLKFLIAFRPGLISPLLAAQMSATFQWHSEGRLLINVVTGGESSEQRAFGDFLAKNARYERCGEYLEIIRRLWTQDEPVDFVGKHLRVENALLGRRPTPTPPVFFGGSSPAAGDVAAKYADTYLTWGERPEAVAQKIAWINGLAAAQGRTLDHGIRFHVIARETSEQAWAEAERLLDNLDPEQVAAAQRNLAQSESEGQRRMSELHGRGAAFEGSPDPRSLEIHPGVWSGVGLVRGGAGTALVGSYDEVAELIGEYAALGLDHFILSGYPHLEEAYHFGEGVRPALARRGLLDAADARPNEEVRTAFLPRLQAASS; via the coding sequence GTGTCTCTGCATTTCCACTGGTTCCTGCCCACCTACGGTGACTCCCGCAATCTGATCGCGGGCGGGCACGGCAGCCAGATGAACGGGGACCGGCCGGCCGACCTTCGTTACCTCAAGCAGCTCGCGGGTGCGGCCGAGGTCAACGGCTTCGAAGCCGTCCTGACCCCGGCCGGACTCTGGTGTGAGGACGCGTGGCTGACCACCGCGGCGCTCATCGACTCGACCGAGACCCTCAAATTCCTGATCGCCTTCCGCCCCGGCCTCATCTCGCCGCTTCTCGCAGCGCAGATGTCGGCGACCTTCCAGTGGCATTCCGAGGGCCGCCTGCTGATCAACGTCGTCACCGGCGGCGAGTCGAGCGAACAGCGCGCCTTCGGTGACTTCCTGGCCAAGAACGCCCGCTACGAGCGCTGCGGCGAATACCTGGAGATCATCCGCCGTCTGTGGACCCAGGACGAGCCCGTCGACTTCGTCGGCAAGCATCTGCGCGTGGAGAACGCCCTCCTCGGCCGTCGCCCCACCCCGACCCCGCCGGTCTTCTTCGGTGGATCGTCGCCTGCCGCCGGTGACGTGGCCGCGAAGTACGCCGACACCTACCTCACCTGGGGTGAGCGTCCCGAGGCGGTCGCCCAGAAGATCGCCTGGATCAACGGACTCGCCGCCGCACAGGGCCGCACCCTCGACCACGGCATCCGGTTCCACGTCATCGCCCGCGAGACCTCCGAGCAGGCCTGGGCCGAGGCCGAGCGCCTCCTCGACAACCTCGATCCCGAGCAGGTCGCCGCCGCCCAGCGGAACCTCGCCCAGTCGGAGTCCGAGGGGCAGCGTCGTATGTCCGAATTACACGGCCGCGGAGCCGCTTTCGAGGGTTCGCCCGACCCGCGTTCGCTGGAGATCCACCCGGGCGTCTGGTCCGGCGTCGGTCTGGTGCGCGGCGGTGCCGGTACCGCGCTCGTCGGTTCCTACGACGAGGTCGCGGAGCTCATCGGTGAGTACGCCGCCCTCGGTCTCGATCACTTCATCCTGTCCGGCTACCCGCACCTCGAGGAGGCCTACCACTTCGGTGAGGGAGTCCGACCGGCGCTCGCTCGACGCGGCCTGCTCGACGCGGCAGATGCGCGTCCGAACGAAGAGGTCCGCACCGCGTTCCTGCCGCGACTCCAAGCCGCCTCGTCGTGA
- the sfnG gene encoding dimethylsulfone monooxygenase SfnG, translating into MSTDSIADQIKFAYWVPNVSGGLVTSTIEQRTDWGYDYNIKLAQTAENNGFEYALSQVRYEASYGAEYQHESTSFSLALLLATQRLKVIAAVHPGLWHPAVLAKLGATADHLSKGRFAINVVSGWFKDEFTHLGEPWLEHDERYRRSGEFLEVIRKIWTEDNVDYRGDFYRIHDFTLKPKPLNTPERPNPELFQGGNSTAARNNGGRFADWYFSNGKDFDGVTEQIDDLRAVAQAHNRSVKFGLNGFIIARDTEKEARDTLREIVEKANRPAVEGFRDAVQQAGNSTGDKKGMWADSTFEDLVQYNDGFKTQLIGTPEQIAERIVAYKRLGVDLILGGFLHFQEEIEYFGEKVLPLVRELEASQTPAAVL; encoded by the coding sequence ATGTCCACCGACTCCATCGCGGACCAGATCAAGTTCGCCTACTGGGTGCCCAACGTCAGCGGCGGCCTGGTCACCAGCACCATCGAGCAGCGCACCGACTGGGGCTACGACTACAACATCAAGCTCGCCCAGACCGCCGAGAACAACGGGTTCGAATACGCGCTCTCGCAGGTGCGTTACGAGGCCAGCTACGGCGCCGAATACCAGCACGAGTCGACGAGTTTCAGCCTGGCGCTGCTCCTCGCGACGCAGCGGCTGAAGGTCATCGCCGCGGTGCACCCCGGCCTGTGGCACCCGGCCGTCCTGGCCAAGCTCGGCGCCACCGCCGACCACCTGTCCAAGGGTCGTTTCGCCATCAACGTGGTCAGCGGCTGGTTCAAGGACGAGTTCACCCACCTCGGTGAGCCGTGGCTCGAGCACGACGAGCGCTACCGCCGCAGCGGCGAGTTCCTCGAGGTCATCCGCAAGATCTGGACCGAAGACAACGTCGACTACCGCGGCGACTTCTACCGCATCCACGACTTCACCCTGAAGCCGAAGCCGCTCAACACCCCCGAGCGTCCGAACCCGGAGCTCTTCCAGGGCGGCAACTCGACCGCGGCGCGCAACAACGGCGGCCGCTTCGCCGACTGGTACTTCTCCAACGGCAAGGACTTCGACGGCGTCACCGAGCAGATCGACGACCTGCGTGCCGTCGCCCAGGCGCACAACCGTTCGGTGAAGTTCGGCCTGAACGGCTTCATCATCGCCCGCGACACCGAGAAGGAAGCCCGCGACACCCTGCGCGAGATCGTCGAGAAGGCGAATCGTCCTGCGGTGGAGGGATTCCGCGATGCTGTGCAGCAGGCCGGCAACTCGACGGGCGACAAGAAGGGCATGTGGGCGGACTCGACGTTCGAGGATCTCGTCCAGTACAACGACGGCTTCAAGACGCAGCTGATCGGAACCCCGGAGCAGATCGCCGAGCGCATCGTGGCCTACAAGCGCCTCGGTGTCGACCTCATCCTCGGTGGCTTCCTGCACTTTCAGGAGGAGATCGAGTACTTCGGCGAGAAGGTGCTCCCGCTCGTGCGCGAACTCGAGGCATCGCAGACTCCCGCAGCAGTGCTGTGA